One stretch of Priestia megaterium DNA includes these proteins:
- the ytaF gene encoding sporulation membrane protein YtaF — MITFSLLILAFAVSLDSFSVGLTYGLRKVKIPLKSIFIISCCSAFSLMFSMFLGKVLTHLFSVDVLNKVGGGILVLLGMWILYQFFCPADSSRVKEEKTLVKIEIKSIGLVINVLKKPTAADLDNSGSITGIEAFILGIALSLDAFGAGFGAALLGYSPYALAIAVALMSSLFLSAGIQFGKIFSRLSWMKMFSFVPGVLLIILGIFRF; from the coding sequence ATGATAACATTTTCTTTACTTATTCTTGCTTTTGCCGTAAGTCTTGACAGCTTTAGCGTTGGCCTGACATACGGACTTCGAAAGGTGAAAATTCCGCTGAAATCCATTTTTATTATTTCATGTTGCTCAGCATTTTCTTTAATGTTTTCTATGTTTTTAGGAAAAGTACTTACGCATCTATTTTCAGTGGATGTACTAAATAAAGTAGGCGGAGGTATTCTTGTTCTGCTTGGAATGTGGATTTTATACCAGTTTTTTTGTCCAGCAGATTCATCTCGAGTGAAAGAAGAAAAAACATTAGTGAAAATTGAAATTAAGTCCATTGGCTTAGTCATTAACGTATTGAAAAAACCGACTGCAGCAGATTTAGATAATTCGGGTTCCATCACTGGAATTGAAGCATTTATACTTGGAATTGCATTATCTCTTGATGCATTTGGAGCTGGGTTTGGAGCAGCTTTATTAGGTTATTCGCCGTATGCTTTAGCAATTGCTGTAGCTCTTATGAGTTCACTTTTTTTAAGTGCTGGCATACAGTTTGGCAAAATTTTTTCACGTTTATCATGGATGAAAATGTTCTCGTTTGTACCAGGAGTTCTGCTCATTATTTTAGGTATTTTTAGATTTTAA
- a CDS encoding glyceraldehyde-3-phosphate dehydrogenase, protein MKARIAINGFGRIGRMVFRTAIIEENLDIIAINASYPAETLAHLIKYDSIHGPFNGDVKCDDDALIVNGKRIQLLNSRDPLNLPWKELGVDLVVEATGKFNSREKAQLHIEAGAKKVVLTAPGKQEDITIVMGVNEREFDVNQHNIISNASCTTNCLAPVVKVLDEAFTIENGLMTTVHAYTNDQKNIDNPHKDLRRARACAQSIIPTTTGAAKALSLVLPHLKGKLHGMALRVPTPNVSLVDLVVDVRKSVTMEDVNLAFIKAAEGPLKNILNLTMEPLVSIDFNTNPHSAIVDGLSTIVMEDHKIKVLAWYDNEWGYSQRVVDLVRYIAAEMRNGSKIRVS, encoded by the coding sequence ATGAAAGCACGTATTGCCATTAATGGTTTTGGGAGAATAGGAAGAATGGTGTTTCGCACAGCGATTATAGAGGAAAATTTAGATATTATTGCAATAAATGCATCTTATCCAGCAGAAACGTTAGCACATTTAATCAAATATGACTCTATACACGGACCATTTAATGGAGATGTCAAATGTGATGATGATGCGCTAATTGTTAACGGTAAAAGAATTCAGCTATTAAATTCACGTGATCCGCTGAATTTGCCTTGGAAAGAGCTTGGGGTTGATCTAGTTGTTGAAGCAACGGGGAAATTTAATTCAAGAGAAAAAGCGCAGTTACATATTGAAGCAGGTGCGAAAAAAGTTGTCTTAACGGCACCAGGTAAACAAGAAGATATTACCATTGTGATGGGCGTAAACGAACGAGAGTTTGATGTGAATCAGCATAACATTATTTCTAATGCCTCTTGTACGACAAATTGTCTAGCTCCAGTTGTCAAGGTGTTAGACGAAGCGTTCACAATTGAAAACGGTTTAATGACGACCGTTCACGCATATACAAATGATCAAAAGAATATCGATAATCCGCACAAAGACTTGCGAAGAGCCCGTGCGTGTGCTCAATCAATTATTCCTACAACAACTGGAGCAGCCAAGGCACTTTCATTAGTTCTTCCTCATTTAAAAGGAAAGCTTCATGGGATGGCGCTGCGCGTGCCAACGCCGAACGTATCACTTGTCGATTTAGTTGTGGATGTAAGGAAATCTGTGACGATGGAAGATGTTAATTTAGCGTTTATTAAAGCTGCTGAAGGACCATTAAAGAATATTTTAAATTTAACAATGGAACCACTCGTATCAATTGACTTTAATACAAATCCTCATTCAGCTATTGTAGATGGACTATCGACTATCGTAATGGAAGATCATAAAATTAAAGTGTTAGCTTGGTACGATAACGAGTGGGGCTACTCTCAGCGCGTAGTCGATTTGGTAAGATATATTGCTGCAGAAATGCGTAATGGATCAAAAATAAGAGTAAGCTAA
- the nrdR gene encoding transcriptional regulator NrdR, whose product MKCPSCHYNGTRVLDSRPVEEGRSIRRRRECEECHYRFTTFEKVEELPLIVVKKDGAREEFSKDKILRGLIKACEKRQVSLKQLEDTVHDIETELRSQGTSEVQSDVVGEMVMERLAAIDEVSYVRFASVYRQFKDINVFIDELKDLIKKERL is encoded by the coding sequence ATGAAGTGCCCATCCTGTCATTACAATGGAACGAGAGTGCTGGACTCGCGCCCTGTAGAAGAAGGCCGCTCTATTCGTAGAAGACGTGAATGCGAAGAGTGTCACTATCGTTTTACAACTTTTGAGAAAGTAGAAGAACTTCCGTTAATTGTTGTAAAAAAAGATGGAGCGAGAGAAGAGTTCAGCAAAGACAAAATCCTTCGAGGGTTAATTAAGGCGTGTGAAAAACGCCAAGTAAGCTTAAAACAATTAGAAGATACCGTACACGATATTGAAACAGAGCTGCGCAGTCAGGGTACATCAGAGGTGCAGTCAGATGTGGTAGGAGAAATGGTGATGGAGCGATTAGCTGCTATCGATGAAGTCTCTTATGTTCGATTTGCTTCTGTATACCGACAATTTAAAGACATCAATGTATTTATTGATGAATTAAAAGATTTAATTAAGAAGGAACGACTGTAA
- the coaE gene encoding dephospho-CoA kinase (Dephospho-CoA kinase (CoaE) performs the final step in coenzyme A biosynthesis.) — translation MSIVIGLTGGIASGKSTVTGMLRDINIPVIDADHIAKEVVEPGKEAYKQIVETFGRAILHENAEINRAALGEIVFYQEEERKKLNAIVHPAVRKEMLSQKESYIEEGYEAVVLDIPLLFESDLTHLVDKVVVVYVDEPVQLERLKSRNDLSTEDAYARIHAQLPLIQKVALADAVINNNGPVEETKQQLLSILALWLD, via the coding sequence ATGTCAATTGTAATTGGATTAACAGGCGGAATTGCAAGCGGAAAAAGCACGGTAACCGGAATGCTACGAGATATCAATATTCCAGTAATCGATGCCGATCACATTGCAAAAGAAGTCGTAGAACCAGGAAAAGAAGCATACAAACAAATTGTAGAGACGTTCGGCCGTGCTATTCTTCACGAGAATGCGGAGATCAATCGAGCGGCTTTAGGGGAAATTGTGTTTTATCAAGAGGAAGAACGTAAAAAGTTGAATGCAATTGTACATCCTGCCGTAAGAAAAGAAATGCTTTCTCAAAAGGAAAGCTATATAGAGGAAGGTTACGAAGCCGTTGTATTAGATATTCCGCTGCTGTTTGAAAGTGATTTGACACACTTAGTCGATAAAGTAGTGGTTGTATATGTCGATGAGCCTGTGCAGCTAGAAAGATTAAAGTCTCGTAATGATCTCTCGACGGAGGATGCCTATGCGCGTATCCATGCACAGCTGCCTTTGATTCAAAAAGTAGCCTTAGCCGATGCGGTGATCAACAATAACGGACCTGTAGAGGAAACAAAACAACAGCTTTTAAGTATATTGGCCCTGTGGCTAGATTAA
- the speD gene encoding adenosylmethionine decarboxylase → METMGRHVISELWGCDFDKLNDIDYIEKTFVDAALKSGAEVREVAFHKFAPQGVSGVVIISESHLTIHSFPEHGYASIDVYTCGHLDPTIAADYIADALSAQTRETIELPRGMGPVQVKQTKANAL, encoded by the coding sequence ATGGAAACAATGGGTCGTCATGTCATCTCAGAATTATGGGGATGCGATTTCGATAAGTTAAATGATATTGATTATATTGAAAAAACGTTTGTTGATGCAGCTTTAAAATCTGGTGCGGAAGTTCGCGAAGTAGCGTTCCATAAATTTGCACCTCAAGGTGTAAGTGGCGTTGTTATTATTTCAGAATCACATTTAACGATTCACAGCTTCCCAGAGCATGGTTATGCAAGTATCGATGTTTATACTTGTGGTCATTTAGATCCTACAATCGCAGCAGATTATATTGCAGATGCTCTAAGTGCACAGACACGTGAAACAATTGAATTACCACGTGGAATGGGTCCTGTTCAGGTAAAACAAACTAAAGCGAATGCACTTTAA
- the dnaI gene encoding primosomal protein DnaI, with product MKPINDSLNQLVNKKDFKARLEALRNSILSNPEVKTFLQEHRHELDEQMVDRGLMKMHEFIDQSKCCDKCPSLQSCVNMVKGYHPQLVVKGRNIDLQYERCPRKVQEDERKEQESFIQCMYVPKEILQATMSDIEIEQGRFEAIKLVRDFVREYEPNKKMKALYLHGSFGVGKTYFLGAIANALAEKKVKSTILYVPEFLRELKGSFQDQSFNEKIEYVKKVPVLMLDDLGAESVTSWMRDDVLGTILQFRMLENLPTFFSSNLNFKELQHHLTYTQRGEQEELKAARVMERIKSLAIPVEMNGENKRNR from the coding sequence ATGAAGCCTATCAATGATTCACTAAATCAGTTAGTGAACAAAAAGGATTTTAAAGCACGCTTAGAAGCATTAAGAAACAGTATCCTGTCTAATCCCGAAGTTAAAACATTTTTGCAAGAGCATCGCCATGAGTTAGATGAGCAAATGGTCGACCGAGGCTTGATGAAGATGCATGAATTTATCGACCAAAGCAAATGCTGTGACAAGTGTCCTTCTCTGCAAAGCTGTGTCAATATGGTGAAAGGATACCACCCTCAGCTGGTTGTAAAAGGCCGTAATATTGATTTACAGTATGAACGCTGTCCTAGAAAAGTACAAGAAGATGAGCGAAAAGAACAAGAATCTTTTATTCAGTGTATGTACGTGCCTAAAGAAATTTTACAGGCAACAATGTCTGATATTGAAATTGAGCAGGGAAGATTTGAAGCCATTAAACTAGTAAGAGATTTTGTGCGAGAATATGAGCCAAATAAGAAAATGAAAGCTTTATATTTACACGGTTCTTTTGGTGTGGGGAAAACGTATTTTCTTGGAGCAATTGCGAATGCGTTAGCCGAAAAGAAAGTGAAATCTACCATTCTGTATGTTCCGGAGTTTTTGCGTGAGTTAAAAGGTTCGTTTCAAGATCAAAGCTTCAATGAGAAAATAGAGTATGTCAAAAAAGTACCGGTTCTTATGCTTGATGATCTCGGAGCAGAATCCGTAACGAGCTGGATGCGAGACGATGTGCTCGGAACCATTTTACAATTCCGTATGCTCGAAAATTTGCCGACATTTTTCAGCTCGAATTTAAATTTTAAAGAGCTTCAACATCATTTGACTTATACCCAAAGAGGCGAGCAGGAAGAGCTCAAAGCCGCTCGTGTCATGGAACGAATTAAGTCTCTAGCCATTCCTGTTGAAATGAATGGAGAGAATAAACGAAATAGATGA
- a CDS encoding cytosolic protein: MGVVQAVKSLFSNHVETSDHHSDPTLKTHYYKTTAGNAFKQVHEMLKHMQGIEILAAYEERGEISLNVVKGRKAFVVITIINVRPLETAIDFSATTESKVVPFDFGFSKELVRTLYKSFDQKLIPLSS; encoded by the coding sequence ATGGGGGTAGTACAAGCAGTTAAATCTTTATTTTCTAATCATGTAGAAACAAGCGATCACCATTCAGATCCGACTCTAAAAACGCATTATTACAAAACAACGGCTGGGAATGCATTTAAGCAAGTTCATGAAATGTTGAAGCACATGCAAGGGATAGAGATACTTGCTGCGTATGAAGAGCGAGGAGAAATTAGCTTAAACGTTGTAAAAGGAAGAAAAGCTTTTGTTGTGATTACCATTATTAACGTACGTCCTCTTGAAACCGCTATCGATTTTTCTGCTACAACAGAATCAAAAGTGGTGCCGTTTGATTTTGGTTTTAGTAAAGAACTTGTACGTACGCTTTATAAGAGCTTTGATCAAAAACTTATTCCTCTTTCTTCGTAA
- a CDS encoding replication initiation and membrane attachment family protein, giving the protein MKEQHWKEMIPVDRYVVRSNGILQEYDRKILTMLYQPLVGTTCFGLYMTLWSELEQDRLWGKESTHHHLMSMMQINLKAIYHERLKLEGIGLLKTYIKEEDDVRVFIYELIPPLTPHQFFNDGVLNVYLYNRLGKSIFQKVKNYFSDSLVDDQSFKDVTHSFNDVFKSVKATELAPSFQSESKDVFSPDAQTDFVDSSKRASIEMSPDSFDFDLFLAGLTDSMISKRSITSKVKQAIEKLAFLYGIDPLQMKNVVLDSLNENDQVDIELLRKAAQSFYQFENGEALPNLSEQIQPPMLRTMQEKQPQTKEEQLIQQLEVTSPRQLLIEFSGGAEPSKADLQMIEEVMFNQKLSPGVVNVLIYYVMLRSDMKLSKSYVEKIAGHWARKKVQTVQDAMNLAKNEQKEYQNWTEAKQNKKTAGRKIVRKEMVPEWLSDEEKEEKKQPSKEVDGFEEEKRKLQEELKQLDQELKQKHKE; this is encoded by the coding sequence ATGAAAGAACAACATTGGAAAGAAATGATACCGGTCGATCGTTATGTTGTTCGTTCGAACGGCATACTGCAGGAATACGACCGAAAGATTTTAACAATGCTCTATCAGCCGTTGGTGGGTACGACGTGTTTTGGTCTGTATATGACGCTATGGAGCGAGCTGGAACAAGATCGTTTATGGGGAAAAGAGTCTACGCATCATCATCTAATGTCAATGATGCAAATTAATTTGAAAGCTATTTACCATGAGCGGTTAAAATTAGAAGGCATTGGTTTGTTAAAAACATATATTAAGGAAGAAGATGATGTTCGTGTGTTCATTTATGAGCTCATTCCTCCTCTTACGCCCCATCAGTTTTTTAACGATGGCGTGTTAAATGTATATTTATATAACCGACTAGGAAAATCCATCTTTCAAAAAGTAAAAAATTATTTTTCGGATTCACTCGTCGATGACCAATCGTTCAAAGATGTGACGCATTCATTTAACGATGTATTTAAATCAGTTAAAGCAACAGAGCTGGCTCCAAGTTTTCAGTCTGAAAGCAAGGATGTATTTTCTCCTGATGCTCAAACGGACTTTGTGGATTCCTCCAAACGTGCTTCTATTGAGATGAGCCCGGATTCCTTTGATTTTGATTTATTTTTAGCAGGTCTAACAGATTCAATGATTTCGAAAAGGTCCATTACATCTAAAGTAAAACAAGCGATTGAAAAGCTAGCCTTTTTATACGGTATCGATCCTCTTCAAATGAAAAATGTGGTGCTCGATTCGCTAAATGAGAACGATCAAGTTGATATTGAATTGCTTAGAAAAGCAGCACAGTCCTTTTACCAATTTGAAAATGGAGAAGCACTTCCAAATCTAAGCGAACAAATTCAGCCTCCTATGCTTCGTACCATGCAGGAAAAGCAGCCGCAGACAAAGGAAGAGCAGCTCATTCAACAGCTTGAAGTGACTTCTCCTCGACAGCTTTTGATCGAGTTTTCCGGGGGAGCAGAGCCTTCAAAAGCAGATTTGCAAATGATTGAAGAAGTGATGTTTAACCAAAAGCTTTCACCAGGGGTAGTAAATGTTCTGATTTACTATGTTATGCTAAGATCCGATATGAAATTATCTAAGAGCTATGTAGAGAAAATTGCTGGACACTGGGCGCGCAAAAAGGTACAAACTGTTCAAGATGCCATGAATTTAGCTAAAAATGAACAGAAAGAATATCAGAATTGGACCGAAGCAAAGCAAAATAAAAAAACGGCTGGACGAAAAATTGTGCGTAAAGAAATGGTGCCAGAGTGGCTGAGCGATGAAGAAAAAGAAGAGAAAAAGCAGCCTTCAAAAGAAGTGGACGGATTTGAAGAAGAAAAACGAAAGCTACAAGAAGAGCTCAAGCAGTTAGATCAAGAGCTAAAACAAAAGCATAAAGAATAA
- the mutM gene encoding DNA-formamidopyrimidine glycosylase, producing MPELPEVETVRRTLIELASGKIIERVTVKWPNIIKRPEQVEQFCDALIGQTIRDVERRGKFLKIVLDDYTMVSHLRMEGKYALHENAEEPDKHVHVFFHFTDGTELRYRDVRKFGTMHLFKKGEEDLFPPLIGLGPEPFDETFNPSQLKMRIGKTSRKIKPVLLDQNVVVGLGNIYVDEALFRAGIHPERVASQLTDEEYEKLYEEIVATLQEAVKQGGSTIRTYVNTQGQIGMFQQQLYVYGRKGESCKICGTPIEKFVVGGRGTHICPNCQPAKK from the coding sequence GTGCCAGAATTACCAGAAGTTGAAACCGTCAGACGTACGTTAATTGAATTAGCCAGTGGAAAGATCATTGAGCGTGTAACAGTTAAATGGCCTAATATTATCAAACGTCCTGAACAAGTTGAACAGTTTTGTGATGCGCTTATTGGACAAACCATTCGAGATGTTGAACGAAGAGGTAAATTTTTGAAAATTGTGCTCGATGATTATACGATGGTTTCTCATTTGCGTATGGAAGGGAAATATGCTCTCCATGAGAATGCAGAAGAACCAGATAAGCATGTACACGTCTTTTTTCACTTCACGGATGGAACGGAATTGCGATACCGGGATGTAAGGAAGTTTGGTACTATGCACTTATTTAAAAAGGGAGAGGAAGATCTGTTTCCTCCTCTTATTGGCCTTGGACCTGAACCGTTTGACGAAACATTTAATCCAAGTCAATTAAAAATGCGAATCGGCAAAACCTCTCGAAAAATCAAGCCGGTTTTACTCGATCAAAATGTCGTGGTTGGACTCGGGAATATTTATGTAGATGAAGCACTATTTCGCGCAGGGATTCATCCTGAACGAGTGGCCAGCCAATTAACAGACGAAGAGTATGAAAAATTGTACGAAGAAATTGTAGCGACCCTTCAAGAAGCTGTGAAACAAGGAGGCAGCACAATTCGCACGTATGTAAACACACAGGGACAAATAGGCATGTTTCAGCAGCAGCTTTATGTGTACGGGAGAAAAGGCGAATCCTGTAAAATCTGCGGTACCCCAATTGAAAAATTTGTTGTAGGCGGTAGAGGAACACATATCTGCCCAAATTGTCAGCCGGCTAAAAAATAA